From one Lycorma delicatula isolate Av1 chromosome 2, ASM4794821v1, whole genome shotgun sequence genomic stretch:
- the LOC142319986 gene encoding uncharacterized protein LOC142319986, producing MRSFSIVKCTFVSDLTFFKWSSRNFKRNLCFNSRYINFNVWLNYFYKKELSCNLTFLLLKLFVSKPIYNFNNRMSEENEMLRKSESVLNSTLELEETCKVTNVSTKKLRQKKIRDFFDCTLMENNVRCVSVQCFASREDSMFVLKTSYSDVEESGSESEGESSQSKREVIRNAMLQQHLFVVKTHNKNEKCLAETVRKSHTHFGRYNAPSWLTVEELIKKFECRNSLEDDIPRLHQCSGQFTQNTTAVIESVTVNSKTSIHHLA from the exons gatttgaCATTCTTCAAGTGGtcttcaagaaattttaaaagaaatctctGTTTTAATAGtcgttacattaattttaatgtatggttaaattacttttataaaaaggaattatcctgtaatttaacatttttacttctgAAGTTATTTGTTAGTAAACCGATATATAACTTTAACAACAGAATGAGTGAGGAAAATGAAATGTTAAGAAAAAGTGAAAGTGTTTTAAATTCTACCCTTGAACTTGAAGAAACTTGTAAAGTAACAAATGTAAGTACCAAAAaattaaggcaaaaaaaaattcgtGACTTTTTTGACTGTACTCTCATGGAGAATAATGTACGATGTGTGAGTGTTCAGTGTTTTGCATCTAGAGAAGATTCTATGTTTGTATTGAAAACATCATATTCTGATGTTGAAGAAAGCGGTTCAGAATCTGAAGGAGAGTCTTCACAAAGCAAG AGAGAGGTTATTAGAAATGCCATGTTACAGCAACATTTATTTGTGGTAAAAACTCATAACAAAAATGAGAAGTGTTTGGCAGAAACTGTGAGGAAATCACATACTCATTTCGGTAGATACAATGCTCCATCTTGGTTAACTGTTGAagagttgattaaaaaatttgaatgtagaAATTCCCTTGAAGATGATATTCCACGTCTGCATCAGTGTTCTGGTCAGTTTACACAAAACACCACTGCAGTGATTGAGAGTGTAACAGTTAATTCTAAAACATCAATACACCATCTAgcataa